In Acidimicrobiales bacterium, a genomic segment contains:
- a CDS encoding type II toxin-antitoxin system HicA family toxin, protein MPPQFPSLRGRALLKVLTCDKLGYEVVRQRGSHRQLASSNGYPPLTFAFGDNDMIGPTMVKKVLMQSVGLTDEEVLEVL, encoded by the coding sequence GTGCCGCCGCAGTTCCCGTCTCTTCGTGGGCGGGCGCTGCTCAAGGTGCTCACGTGCGACAAGCTCGGGTATGAGGTGGTCCGGCAGAGAGGCTCTCACCGCCAACTGGCTTCATCCAACGGCTATCCGCCGCTGACCTTCGCCTTCGGCGACAACGACATGATCGGTCCAACGATGGTGAAGAAGGTTCTCATGCAGAGCGTTGGATTGACCGATGAAGAAGTCCTGGAGGTACTTTGA